In the genome of Dickeya fangzhongdai, one region contains:
- a CDS encoding integrase domain-containing protein: MTKLSREMKTWAKQAGGSHKTVHDRLRIVERLCRHLLALNIQVRSVQHVKARHIESYVSARRSQGMALRTLHNEMSALRSVLRLAGRGKLVDDPRLSNQALGLGGASRAGTKYAIPDALYQSVLESARREDAGLACALQLARLLGLRSQEAVQCCASLKRWEQQLTRQADRLTVVFGTKGGRPRETRVLDSAAVLAAVREALVIADNRNGKLIDKPDLKTAMNFWRARTTRLGLTGQHSPHSLRYAWAQDAMRFYLADGFSRQEARALVSMDLGHGDGRGRYVERVYTRQEEA, from the coding sequence ATGACAAAACTCAGTCGTGAAATGAAAACATGGGCGAAACAGGCGGGTGGCAGCCATAAAACGGTTCATGATCGCCTCCGTATTGTTGAGCGTTTGTGCCGTCATTTGCTGGCACTCAACATTCAGGTGCGCAGCGTACAGCACGTTAAAGCCCGGCATATCGAAAGCTATGTGTCGGCCCGCCGCTCTCAGGGCATGGCTTTGCGCACGCTGCATAACGAGATGTCCGCCTTGCGCAGCGTGCTGCGTCTGGCAGGCCGGGGCAAACTGGTGGATGACCCCCGCCTGAGCAATCAGGCGCTGGGGCTGGGTGGTGCCAGCCGGGCAGGCACTAAATATGCCATCCCGGATGCGCTCTATCAGTCCGTGCTGGAGTCCGCCCGCCGGGAAGATGCCGGTCTGGCCTGTGCGCTCCAGCTTGCCCGGTTGCTGGGGTTGCGTTCGCAGGAAGCGGTGCAGTGTTGCGCCTCGCTCAAGCGCTGGGAGCAGCAACTGACCCGGCAGGCTGACCGGCTCACTGTCGTGTTTGGCACCAAAGGCGGGCGACCGCGTGAAACCCGTGTGCTGGACAGCGCAGCGGTACTTGCTGCTGTGCGTGAGGCACTCGTCATCGCCGACAACCGCAACGGTAAACTCATCGATAAGCCGGATTTGAAAACCGCCATGAATTTCTGGCGTGCCCGTACTACCCGCCTTGGCCTGACCGGCCAACACTCCCCCCACAGTCTGCGTTATGCCTGGGCGCAGGATGCCATGCGTTTCTACCTTGCCGACGGGTTTAGCCGTCAGGAGGCACGGGCGCTGGTGTCGATGGATTTGGGTCATGGCGATGGCCGTGGCCGTTATGTTGAACGTGTCTACACCCGTCAGGAGGAGGCGTAA
- a CDS encoding helix-turn-helix transcriptional regulator translates to MSSLTLLRLPDVMKKTSLKKSWIYYLIDRGEFPQPVKLGARSVAWVESEINDWIAERIRQRAEGRK, encoded by the coding sequence ATGTCCAGTCTCACTCTGTTGCGTTTGCCCGATGTGATGAAAAAAACCAGCCTCAAAAAATCCTGGATCTATTACCTGATCGATCGTGGCGAGTTCCCCCAGCCGGTGAAGCTGGGCGCACGTTCTGTCGCCTGGGTGGAGAGTGAAATCAACGACTGGATTGCCGAGCGTATCCGTCAGCGGGCGGAGGGGCGAAAATGA